Part of the Lytechinus pictus isolate F3 Inbred chromosome 18, Lp3.0, whole genome shotgun sequence genome, aactcctcaaaaaaagtttgtaaatctgactttgatctgTTATCCCTCATCGgttttagtgaatattaatgttgattgataccaatgaatagatcatttaattctctttaaaatgatacactatatgatatgattatggttcacatggaggtacagtgccttgaaatgtggggcaaggtcaaaattcaaaagttgcacaaTGACactattgaaagtcactgttttttttccgTGGTAATGAGTgatcagcggtttcttttgttttcacatgcaccttaacatcaacattaacatggaatcaaacacacctctgcacaagcaaacacataaacaaacaaacaaacaaacatgcatgggtatttcaaaacACGAGTCAAACCATGTTAAAACCATCACTGCATAAAccaaaacaaaacatcaaaaatgAAACAGgagcttgatttgaatggagtttcatctttattgacacagacaaaataatcatgttctttattgacccttcatgaccatttctgctcgttttgaaGCTTTTCTccaataatatccaagtcctttggaagcgcatagagacattattcataatgtgatatgcgctatacaagaactgtatattattattattattattttcaacttagacctcatccaacacttttgaatcctgctcttttcgtgatggcatgatcataaaaagcatggtatcttttaaagagaattaaatgatcttatgaatgatattaaatatgcgttgtgtaaaattgggactACGGAGAAATttatggccaaactcagatttcaaaactttttttgaggggtttacaTAAAGTCagctgatttttatttttctattaaatTAAGATTAGAGTCTAGTAATTATATCACTATCATATCTTTGTTCAATGGTAATTGAAATGCAAGATGGGCCTAAAAAACGGGATTCTGAGGATTCAAGCCCACCTCCAGACTTGTGCAAGTAAACggtgcactgtaaaaactgtggtgttaaaactgacaccagttggtgctAATAGAGGAACACACCCTGAGTAAGGTGTTAAAATtatacaccctagagattgaatataacaccaaagagtgtcaATGTAACACcaagtggcgtaactacggggggcacgtgccccccccccccatcggctggcaaaaaaacgaggggaaaggagaaaagagagagaaagaaaaacgcAGTGGGAGAAGaataaattattgtatatttactatgatatattatatcacaaTATACACattatatttcctcgcaattcgagttttTATTATTCTATGTAGTGAAATATGCTTTTTTTCACGAGTAGgcctacttaaagtgattgccccttttaaggtctgaatataaaacatttccagtccgtacttacgttcgcattagtggattggtgatatAAATTTGCTCTTTATGAACTCTAAAAACAGTCTTTATAATGCCATTTTTTGTctgaatatcaagttttcagctcgcgcttcgcgctcgcattatttgtgtAGTGATATACATATGGTCTTTATGAATTCCTAcaaaacaagccttagaatgcccctattctggtctgaaattcaacaattttcagctcgcacttcgcgctcataatatttgattagtgagatagcCTACGGattatgttcatgattacaatgaatgcaaaaagtgcttcatgtgtaaggtgtaattctaaaaaaaatcagcaagtGCTTGGCGCTCACATTAGATGACCAttgtgagatatgtatgctcttcatgaattcctaaaaaaactgtctttaaaatgtttttgtttaaggtcaatacatacaaaaatttcagctcgtgctcacattgtttgtttagtgagatagGTAGGCTCCTAcgtattatgattacaaaattttgtttataatgccccttttttttagatctgaatatcaaaaattttcagctcgcgcttcgcgctcaagTTATTTCAATTCCGCTTAATGCAATTTCCCCTTAATACATATCTGCTTAATGCCACAGTCCTTAGAATGTCTCTATGAGGTCAGTATATTTGGAattgagcgcgcaaagcgcgctcaaaAATTATCACTCAAAAAtcttgctggtgccccccccccccaatgccggaACCCACTGTACGCCACTGGTAACACCGGTGtgaaataactggtgtggtcctctatgttcTATTAAAGCCCATTTTTCCTCTATCGAAATCTAAAGAAGATATTAAACAAGTAAACCCTAGATTTAAGCTATTCAAAAAGGATGTTGGTGTTGTATAGGAGCTGTATTCTATATTTTATTAGCTCTAAGTATACGCGGGTTCTTCCAACACAGAACAAGAACAGATGAAGAGGTAGTTGTTGCTGGTTTGCTTGGCAGGGCAaaatttattcttcatttcctCTCTAGGCTTTCTTTGCACAAGGTACTAGATttcaatacatattcaaattaacttggaGGATGACAATAACAGAAGTGACGCATCATCATGAATAAGAACCAATCACACATAAGGAGTCTTACAACATAGATATTCATGATTCAGTCAACcaagagagaggaggggagtCATTAACATAGCTGAGAGGACCAAGAGATAaagaaatttgataacaaaAGGAATGATCAAGTGTGGGGTGCAAGGGATGAAGGATGGATGAGGATAACAAAGGAGATGGGGATTAGTTTTTAGTGATTAAATGTATGTTTATTATGTGATTATTATATTaggtatttttatttgtattctaaaattattttttaagtataaaGATATGGTTTCAGTGAAGAGCTTTAAAttcaccggttaacaccacagtttttgctgtgtggaCAAAAAACGTTAAAGAATGACCTTTTAACTGTAACATTTGTATGTTCAGCCTATCCCCCACGCAAACACAGGCCTAGCTAAACTTTTTTATGTTCCACGCCCCTgggcaataatgataataaggaCCCCAAAAATAGAGAGTTTTAATTGGTATGGATGTTATTGTTATTCACCgtaatcttcatcatcactgaTCATCATGACCACGTACCGTGGCACGATCATTTCTTGCCACAAAATATCCCCTTATGTTGACTAGAGCGCAAATTAAGAATAAAGCCGAAATTATATTCGATAATAATATTCAACCTACCAACTGCGAGGCAGATTAACAAGGCGACTGATCTGACTACCAGCAGACAGCCCATGACAACCATGCCGACCGCACAGGCGAAGTTATAGATGAAGATCTTGGGGAAGGGCAGACGATCAGCTACAACAGCCAACACAATTTTACCAGCCAATTCGGAGATCCCAAACGTTGTGACCACCCATGGGACCACGTTACGTTCGAAACCTCTCGATATAAGGAAATCTcccttgaaagaaaaaaaaggaaatgagaattatatatatatatacatacgtTGAACTAAATTTGTAATTGGAATTTAGTAATTAATGAACTACAATTCAATCGGCCGTTTGATGCAGGTTCACCACAACACTGGTATCTCCGGGGGTATCTCTAACCGTGCCATGTCCATCATGAACACCTTCGTCAATGATGTCTTTGAGCGTATTGCCGGTGATGCTGAACGAACATCTTGCCCAGAACAAAAAGTCCACCATCGGCAGCCATGAGGTCTTGACCACTATATCCGTCTCCTAGCTCCTCCCTGGTGAAATGGCCAAGTACGCCGTCTCTATTGATGGCATCAAGGCCGTTGCCGAATACACCACAAAATACCTATCCAAGCCAGCATTTTGGGGCACAATCAATTTCGATATTTCTGCTCAAATGAATAATGCATCCAAAACATTTTCATATACCATTGCAAAATGATTCGATCATCAGTATACTATGATGCAGTTTACAGGGGGCACATGGATGGTTGCATGAAAGATGAATACGTTGCAAACACGAGCAAATtaaaacaagagtgtcgctaaggcgagcacaaaATACGCCCGTCTGTAACGCGGAAAATAGAGTTATTGGTcgagcaagaaaagtggaaggtggcgacttcacctttgaccttatgGCCTCAAAGTCAACAGAAATGCTAGGATCTATGCTATAGTATCATACCCACCAAAGTATATGAGCCAGATTAAGTTAAAccgaagttatcgcgtttacaaggactgcagaagggtaaaattaaaatatgtcactgtggccttgacctttgaccttttgacctcaaaatcattaGGCTTCTTGGGATTTATGCTAGTATCCTACacatcaaattatatgagcctaggttaagtcaaactgaagttatcgcgtttacaagggaAAGTTAACGGACGGTCAGACGAAcagacaccgagcgtgataccataatacgtcccgtcctaggacgggcgtataaaaacaACTCTAATTTGTTCCCTCCTACCCCCTCCCctcatgaaaatgttgtgtgtcgtggGTGAACGACGACTTAACTAGGTGAATGTTCAAAGAATTTCGGGCTATGTATTTTAGGCGAAGTTTGCTGCTTGTGCGGTAATATATAGCGGGGAAAAATCAATTTCCTATCAAACTTTGAAgaaaacaaggcaaacgccaagcgttgtctcgcctgcatattgcagtcacgaagagactgcatgtcaaaactacatgtatgctatatgacttagatggacctctgttacgagtttggcgatccaaCCTCGatgctatagaaagttattgtgtgtacaacacagcagtgccagtcatggaaagttcattgacctttgaccttaatcaaattcaactcacattcgaacttgacctgcaccttcaggagatggacctcttgtttgaatttggcaatcctacctcgaagatataaaaagttattgtgtgtacaacacagcacagtgccagtcaaggaaagttcattgacctttgaccttaatcaaattcaactcacatttgaacttgacctgcaccttcaaaagatggacctcttgtatgaatttggcaatcctaactcgaagatatagaaagttattgtgtgtacagcacaacacagtgccagtcatggaaagttcattgacctttgacctttgaccttattcaaattcgactcatattcaaacttgacctgtgccttcaggagatggacctctggtatgaatttggtgatcccacctcgaagatatagaaagtgattatgtgtacaacacagcacattgccagtcatggaaagttcattgacctttgaccttattcaaattcgactcatattcgaacttgacctgtgccttcaggagatggacctctggtatgactttggtgatcccacctcgaagctatagaaagttattgggtgtacaacacaattgttgacgacgacgacgacgacgccgacaccggaaatagtgatacctatgtctcgctccgctacgcaggcgagacaaaaatcaaataaaaagtcaAATCAGCCAGCAAATTCCCGTTTCCTGGTTAGGTGGCATATTGAACCATATCCCCTAAGAATAATCCGTCATGTAACCCGTGAATACAATCGTGAAAATGTAGAATATTTCTCACCATATTGATATAATAGAATGTGTTCATCATTGGAAGACCTGTGATGCAGATGCAGATGAGCCAGAGATCAGGATAGAATAGTGCTCTGTATCTTTGGAAAAACCCTTGTTCTTTTTCCACTTCCAAATTCTTCGGCTGCACCACACGCGAAGGTGCGTATTCTTTTCCTTGTTTGACACACTGGATGTCAGAGACAGAAATGGTGTGACGCTGAATGTTCGTTGAAATGCTGATGGTTGTAAATGACGTGACATCATCTTCGGCTATAGTATCAATTGACAACACTACCGGTTGGACGACTGTTACATTCTTAAGATCTTTTACTTGTGGTGTTAATTGTTGATTAGGTTGTCCTCTCTCTATGTTCGTCACTAAATCAGGAGCGACTGGGGAAAGTGGTCCCAGTTGTTTCAGACCAACTTTGTCATCTTCTGAAAGGTCAGTACGAAGTCCTTGCTCTTTTCTTAACACTTGACCCTTATCCTTATTGTCCATCAGTTCTTCCGCCAGAACCACATCAGCTGAGTCTTTCTCCATGTTGTTCTGGATATCTGACTGATGTCCATTGCCACTGATTTGTCCACGCCCATTTATCTCTTCCATGGAAAACCCTACATTGTCATAGGCTGTCACACATGCGATAGATCTACCTTGCTCAAGAATTCTTTCCTTGTTGTTCAACTGTTCCTGAACATCTCCTGGGTTCCCAGTGACCATGCCCGGACTTAAGTTGTTGGACTTGTCAAAGGTTATTCCCTTCTCCTCGGTTCCACATTCTAAGATCTTTTTATCTTGATTAACATCCCGTTTGTCTGCTgtgcatttatttttatgtGGTTTGGGACGTGAAAACGTCATCGTAGCTGGAAGTGCAATGAGTAGCATCAAAGCTCCAAGGAAACGGAACATGTTCCGCCAACCCCAGTTCTCGATCAACGTGTATGTCAGAGGGCCGAGAGCAAGCATACCTGTATAGTATTAAAACAGACACAGAGAGAAAATCATTTCTTGATTGAATGATCAGGGAGTTATCGGCACTTAAATATGCTAATAATTTAGGTGAGAATAAATTAGTGATGAGATTGATATGACTCTGATTGTCAAACGGAGACCATTCTGTGGTGAATGATAAGATTTTagacatttttgttttctctttttttttcgttttcccAACACCATCTTCCTTTGATTCTATCAAGAATCGTGGAAGCATGAAGCGATTAATAAGAAATTCTCTCtaacagctcttgtcagctgcTGAAATCATGGCGACATAATCAGCcgagtaaaaaaaatgtgagtaaAGATAATTGACAAAACATTTCAGTTAAGTGATATACACACCCTTGTGGATATCACTATTCTAATTGACAACAAATTAGCTTGGGTGAATCAAATCAATGATGTATCTAAGAGAGGAAACGAAAGAATGTATTTTCACCAGAAGCTACTATTAAAGCTTTACAGTTGATAGAAAGATGAGGGCGCCCTGATAAATGGAAGCGTAGGACGTATAGTGTAAGGAGctgcaataaata contains:
- the LOC129282183 gene encoding uncharacterized protein LOC129282183, which produces MAGLKSMKSKLPRSWGWVVTGAAFVMHFFVFGIMYCFSITFVTLQEEFSTSSTATSWAGSIPIGLGTSAGVIVTPLIKRFENRPVAIVGVLLTCTSSFVTSFITDFRLIYFTYSAVFGLGAGFCSLSSMDLLLQYFPRKHCSRATLISLVGSSTGMLALGPLTYTLIENWGWRNMFRFLGALMLLIALPATMTFSRPKPHKNKCTADKRDVNQDKKILECGTEEKGITFDKSNNLSPGMVTGNPGDVQEQLNNKERILEQGRSIACVTAYDNVGFSMEEINGRGQISGNGHQSDIQNNMEKDSADVVLAEELMDNKDKGQVLRKEQGLRTDLSEDDKVGLKQLGPLSPVAPDLVTNIERGQPNQQLTPQVKDLKNVTVVQPVVLSIDTIAEDDVTSFTTISISTNIQRHTISVSDIQCVKQGKEYAPSRVVQPKNLEVEKEQGFFQRYRALFYPDLWLICICITGLPMMNTFYYINMGDFLISRGFERNVVPWVVTTFGISELAGKIVLAVVADRLPFPKIFIYNFACAVGMVVMGCLLVVRSVALLICLAVAIGMVVMMVADALAYSICNQIFKPEDLVQTWTVVMVTQGFGYMLGSLFGQSIDRTGSYNSAIFSSIGIYALCALVCTAVPLYQRFFAPERYVMFENQDACRRKRTIKKRYKPDDMVKVPK